In one window of Temnothorax longispinosus isolate EJ_2023e chromosome 9, Tlon_JGU_v1, whole genome shotgun sequence DNA:
- the LOC139819171 gene encoding uncharacterized protein — MDEDESNEYMDTMPANGKDVSLTPAVNDSNNTTLPPIVGNDRKRTSPPSDSDVPNNSVFGICPIHQEGGDPSLHSLNVSRLIAQFAYKDVIEVRKTGRGRVTVDFRCRVAANNLVNNPILKAHNLKAYIPSFKVQRIGIIKDVPKEFATDSLAEYIESPVKIQSIDRLNRRVKVGKEFQFLPSRTLRIKFAGQALPNSVSLFKVKYKVYPFIPKTRICYSCFRAGHIGSQCKGSPRCLFCGKDKHDKDEECPHKDNPLKCINCGGNHRATSVDCPIILQHKQINALAATKNVSYIEARRKVKGNKLSDDPKFDFVNFPSTSTSNTMASFSIGSNNMPPLQNRFGLLSKDVATYSDHDCTENPIYANIAARPSHPRTPPPRGAITKSTSARNDFNRILSTILSSALRSAVLSQRQNVERRH, encoded by the exons ATGGACGAGGACGAGAGTAACGAATATATGGACACGATGCCGGCGAACGGCAAGGATGTGTCCTTGACGCCTGCTGTAAACGATTCAAATAACACCACCCTCCCCCCCATAGTAGGCAACGATCGAAAGAGGACTTCGCCACCCTCGGACTCGGATGTGCCCAACAACTCAG TTTTCGGTATTTGTCCAATCCACCAAGAAGGAGGCGACCCCTCCCTACACTCCCTTAATGTCAGCAGGCTAATTGCACAATTTGCGTACAAAGATGTAATCGAAGTCCGTAAAACCGGCCGAGGTAGAGTCACGGTAGACTTTCGTTGTCGCGTAGCTGcaaataatttagttaataATCCTATACTAAAGGCACATAACCTTAAAGCCTATATCCCGTCGTTTAAAGTACAAAGAATAGGCATAATCAAAGACGTGCCTAAGGAATTTGCAACGGATTCGTTGGCAGAATACATTGAGTCACCCGTTAAGATACAAAGCATCGATCGGTTAAATCGTCGCGTCAAAGTAGGCAAAGAATTTCAGTTTCTTCCATCTCGCACGCTAAGAATCAAGTTCGCGGGTCAAGCTCTCCCGAACTCGGTTAGCTTGTTTAAGGTTAAATATAAGGTATATCCATTTATACCTAAAACACGTATATGTTACTCATGCTTTAGAGCTGGTCACATCGGTAGCCAATGCAAAGGAAGTCCCCGATGCTTATTCTGTGGCAAAGATAAGCATGACAAGGATGAAGAGTGCCCCCACAAGGACAACCCACTCAAATGTATAAACTGTGGCGGCAATCACCGAGCCACATCGGTGGACTGCCCAATAATTCTACAACATAAGCAAATCAACGCTTTGGCCGCTACGAAAAATGTATCATATATTGAGGCTAGAAGAAAGGTTAAAGGCAATAAACTGTCCGATGATCCAAAATTTGACTTTGTTAATTTTCCGAGTACAAGTACTTCAAACACAATGGCAAGTTTCTCTATCGGTAGTAATAATATGCCGCCGCTTCAGAATAGGTTTGGTCTTTTATCTAAAGATGTAGCCACATATTCAGATCATGATTGCACAGAAAACCCTATTTACGCTAATATAGCGGCTAGACCCTCTCATCCGCGCACACCTCCTCCGAGAGGTGCCATCACTAAATCGACTAGCGCTCGTAACGACTTCAATCGTATCCTATCTACAATTCTCAGCTCAGCATTACGAAGCGCTGTTTTATCCCAACGGCAGAATGTCGAACGGCGTCACTGA
- the LOC139819172 gene encoding uncharacterized protein — translation MGRRCAVSHCKSGHRRHEHEKITIFSVPKNNIQVWSERLGCALNEKSCVCEKHFNQNDIKSEKIIAEDGKIIFQQRFSKKSLIKGAMPILNSDEPPMKLAKYDTSAVIEESQDLTEELQNISKFSTLPTNFTVLQNTKSQSDTNEFAIDTEKDTPVTSDSKLHLITSNEVIKSTINLCNTINKNDLNGSKSLFQQICANEIHINQPGAKWNFHKSLEPPILVFSELELASTPTRGENKVPVYTKKVILDDQLYVKVFIGQKNIVECISDLKCQEDLENLLIEVDKMIVCPGGPKVATFKKIHPQCAYKDENNKWRHNYCPTVVTKGSVCQYCVSLHKIFAQHIDRQRTSKKRLVLSPTTKNKVQLLYRRARVRARKLTRKETKIKQITEYIDELQKKMDEIETESLEKKIEKLNLPEPQVVLIRECISTARKKSSTNNRYSNEWMLTCLLLHIRSTATYNMLRENKILPLPSKSTICRYLRSSNTGCGFDEKFFTLFKIKLGKLPEDARHGILTFDEIQLRASLEINVKNMKFDGLIDFGTENCPDVPNAMVQADHALVFMFSSVKHAFHQPIGMFACKGATSGDALAGLVLKAIVEVEKAGGKVHGIICDGASTNRKLWTKLGISGKLKINEKEGTVTPPKYFFQNPVDDSRVVYAFSDAPHLIKVYTE, via the exons ATGGGTCGAAGATGTGCAGTTTCGCATTGTAAAAGTGGTCATCGACGTCATGAACAcgaaaaaattactattttttcggtgcccaaaaataatattcaagtgTGGTCGGAAAGGTTAGGTTGTGCTTTGAATGAAAAATCCTGTGTTtgtgaaaaacatttcaatcaaaatgatataaaatcggaAAAAATTATCGCTGAAGAtgggaaaattatttttcag CAACGCTTTTCAAAGAAATCACTTATCAAAGGAGCAATGCCAATTCTGAATTCTGATGAGCCTCCGATGAAATTAGCCAAATATGATACCAGTGCAGTAATAGAAGAATCTCAGGACCTGACAGAAGAATTACAAaacatatcaaaattttcaactCTCCCTACAAATTTTACAGTCTTACAGAATACAAAATCACAATCAGATACCAATGAATTTGCCATTGACACTGAAAAAGATACGCCAGTAACCAGTGATagcaaattacatttaattacatcGAATGAAGTTATTAAATCAACCATTAATCTTTGCaacacaattaataaaaatgatctaAATGGTTCTAAATCTCTCTTTCAACAAATATGTGCCAACGAAATCCATATTAACCAACCTGGGGCAAAATGGAACTTTCACAAATCATTGGAACCTCCAATACTAGTCTTTTCAGAATTAGAACTTGCATCAACACCGACGCGTGGGGAGAACAAAGTTCCAGTTTATACTAAAAAG GTAATCTTGGATGATCAACTTTATGTAAAAGTATTCATAGGCCAAAAGAATATTGTCGAATGTATAAGTGATCTCAAATGTCAAGAGgatttggaaaatttattaatagaagTAGATAAGATGATAGTATGTCCTGGTGGCCCGAAAGTAGcaacatttaagaaaataCATCCTCAGTGTGCatataaagatgaaaataacAAATGGAGACATAACTATTGTCCAACTGTTGTAACGAAGGGCAGTGTATGTCAGTACTGTGTATctttacacaaaatatttgcACAGCATATTGATCGCCAACGTACTTCTAAAAAACGACTTGTCTTATCACCAACGACAAAAAACAAAGTACAATTACTTTACAGAAGAGCTCGAGTGCGAGCTCGAAAGCTaacaagaaaagaaacaaaaatcaaGCAAATAACAGAATATATAGACGAATTGCAGAAGAAAATGGATGAAATTGAGACTGAAAGtttggagaaaaaaattgaaaaactgaATCTACCAGAACCACAA gttgtattGATTAGAGAATGCATTTCAACTGCACGAAAAAAATCTTCTACAAATAATAGATACAGTAACGAATGGATGCTAACATGTTTACTCTTACACATTCGGAGTACGGCAACGTACAACATGcttagagaaaataaaattcttccaCTACCTTCTAAGTCAACTATCTGCAGATACCTTCGTAGTTCTAATACAGGGTGTGGTTTTGATGAGAAGTTtttcactttatttaaaataaaattggggAAACTTCCAGAAGATGCTCGACATGgaattttaacatttgatgAGATACAACTGAGAGCGAGTCTTGAAatcaacgtaaaaaatatgaaattcgaTGGTTTGATTGATTTTGGCACGGAAAATTGTCCTGATGTTCCGAATGCTATGGTACAAGCCGATCATGCTTTAGTATTCATGTTTTCATCGGTAAAGCATGCATTCCATCAACCTATCGGAATGTTTGCATGTAAAGGTGCAACATCCGGAGATGCATTGGCCGGATTGGTATTAAAAGCGATCGTTGAAGTTGAAAAAGCTGGTGGAAAAGTTCATGGTATAATCTGTGATGGGGCGTCAACTAATAGAAAGCTATGGACTAAGTTAGGCATAAGTGGAAAGCTgaagataaatgaaaaagaaggGACAGTTACACCTccaaaatacttttttcaaaaccCTGTCGACGATTCTCGAGTTGTGTATGCTTTTTCAGATGCTCCTCATCTTATTAAAGTGTATACggaataa